DNA sequence from the Acetoanaerobium noterae genome:
GATACTATAACTCATAAAGCTAGAAATATAGCAGATGAGCTGAAAAATATATAGTTTATATTTAAAAATAAAAAGAATAACTTATTATTTAAAGCACAGAAGTCAATATCTAGAGAATATACTATTGTATAAATTACTAAATCCCTTGGTTTATATCAAACGATATAGCCAAGGGATTTTTTAGTGAATTTAATATTCAATTATAATCATTTACTTTTTTTCATCTGTTTTTATATCTCTTATTACATTACAGCCAGCTTTTGAGCAGGAGCCTTTTGATGAGCAAGCATAGCAACCATCGGTAGCTTCTCTTTTTACACTTCTAACAA
Encoded proteins:
- a CDS encoding FeoB-associated Cys-rich membrane protein, with product MIISYLIGAVIVCLGIFLLVRSVKREATDGCYACSSKGSCSKAGCNVIRDIKTDEKK